A window of Natronoarchaeum philippinense contains these coding sequences:
- a CDS encoding tyrosine-type recombinase/integrase: MTTHSKENALDDYEFERFLQGARAIDCDLRSLEARFVAFVGGRLGLRPGEICHMKGDWVNWRKRMIDIPFHLPCEKGKDGGICGYCRQQAAQRAEYSQLSLAEARLEALQEQLSEMPSLPGELQRQLQTIHVIHIDGDLRKDALDRQVEELLANAGAVDDVDEVREALDDVARRYQQENEVTQDEAEEQMWTAKTENAARSVPFDFDSRAELVLEQYFDRFDEWTRSRQAVNRRVDEALREADGLSEETTNPHGLRATAATHLAGKGLAAPALQAMFGWSQISTARRYIASTPDNTQRQLNQIQTR; this comes from the coding sequence GTGACGACGCACAGCAAAGAGAACGCGCTCGACGACTACGAGTTCGAGCGCTTCCTCCAAGGCGCCAGAGCGATCGACTGCGACCTGCGCAGCCTCGAGGCACGGTTCGTCGCGTTCGTCGGCGGCCGCCTCGGACTTCGCCCGGGCGAAATCTGCCACATGAAAGGCGACTGGGTGAACTGGCGCAAACGAATGATCGACATCCCGTTCCATCTCCCGTGTGAGAAGGGCAAGGACGGCGGGATCTGTGGCTACTGCCGCCAGCAAGCCGCCCAGCGCGCTGAGTATTCACAGCTGTCGCTGGCCGAGGCGCGCCTCGAAGCCCTGCAAGAACAACTCTCGGAGATGCCCTCGTTGCCCGGCGAACTCCAGCGCCAACTTCAGACCATCCACGTGATCCACATCGACGGCGACCTCCGAAAGGATGCTCTCGACCGGCAGGTTGAGGAGTTACTGGCGAACGCGGGCGCCGTCGACGACGTCGACGAAGTCCGCGAGGCGCTCGACGATGTCGCTCGCCGCTACCAACAGGAAAACGAGGTGACGCAGGACGAAGCGGAAGAGCAGATGTGGACCGCGAAAACAGAGAACGCCGCCCGGTCGGTGCCGTTCGACTTCGATTCGCGTGCCGAGCTCGTGCTCGAACAGTATTTCGACCGGTTCGACGAGTGGACGAGATCGCGCCAAGCCGTCAACCGTCGCGTCGACGAAGCGCTGCGGGAAGCCGACGGGTTGAGTGAGGAGACGACGAACCCGCACGGCCTCAGAGCGACTGCTGCGACGCATCTGGCCGGGAAGGGCCTCGCCGCGCCGGCGCTCCAAGCGATGTTCGGCTGGTCGCAGATCAGCACCGCCCGCCGCTACATCGCCTCGACGCCGGACAACACCCAGCGACAACTCAACCAGATCCAGACGCGGTAA
- a CDS encoding DUF7344 domain-containing protein encodes MTAAAAGCIPMEPDDAFEAVANSRRRQTLLSLDRAEGPVAAGDLAVEIAAIEQGIDPSHVTGEQRTRVYIALTQNHLDKLDELGAVNYNDRSKQVAPSDSTSSLAEHVRKLTTDCYEPTEGEQ; translated from the coding sequence ATGACCGCCGCCGCTGCGGGCTGCATCCCGATGGAGCCCGACGACGCCTTCGAGGCCGTTGCGAACTCGCGGCGTCGCCAGACGCTGCTCTCGCTCGACCGCGCAGAGGGCCCGGTTGCTGCCGGTGACCTCGCCGTCGAGATCGCGGCGATCGAGCAGGGGATCGACCCCAGCCACGTCACCGGCGAGCAGCGGACGCGCGTCTATATCGCGCTCACGCAGAACCATCTCGACAAGCTGGACGAGCTCGGCGCCGTGAACTACAACGACCGGTCGAAGCAGGTCGCCCCGAGCGACTCGACCAGTTCGCTGGCCGAGCACGTCCGGAAGCTCACCACCGACTGCTACGAGCCAACGGAGGGAGAACAGTGA